In Lactuca sativa cultivar Salinas chromosome 5, Lsat_Salinas_v11, whole genome shotgun sequence, the DNA window taatttaataatattttttttattaaaaaaataaaaaaggatatATGACATAAGAGTGGTGACTGGTGAGCATTTTATAATAGTGTGTTTTAAATATGATGATGATATTGTAATAACACTTTTGGTGTGGTGAATATACCTAGCCTTAGGTAAAAACTAACATCAAATCATACATTTAACTGTTTCAGTTAATTGGTTGCAACATTTGGTCCTATTAAAAAAAACCTTTTTGTATATTTTACATCAACAATTAACATCCATAAACTGGAAAAAAGTCCGATAAATAAGTAATTAACCCTAAACTCTATTTGTTGCCAATTTGATCAACGTCCTCATATATTAGCACCTCATTGAAAAGTCAACGTGTCAAAAAATATACAGCAACAAGCCAACAATACGATCCTTGTACACGAAAAGAAATACAAATGTTATATCAAAATATAGAATTACATAAATCAAAGATCATGTTTTCATAGCGGGTCTCACCAACCCAAGACCCGACCCACTTCCCAAATGCTTAAAATCCTTAGCTTCAAGATTATCCCCATGACCCGCAAACCCGGTCCCACCTTTCTCCAAATAAATCAAATTCCTCTCTTTGCAGCCCTTATTACACACCAAACACACCTTATCAACCGCCATAAACTTCTCTGCACACTTCTTACAAAAAACATGTCCACAAGAACTTAAAGCCACAAGCCCTAAAGTATTAGTCAATGTCACCTTACAACTAGGGCACACATAAGTTTTATCCAAGGGCGAATTCGTCTTTTCCTCATTTGTCTCTTCGGTGAAGCGAATAGAGAAAAGGGATTTCATTTTAAGCTTCTCGTTGCCTTCCGGACAGGTAGTGGCGGTGGAAGGGGCGGTGATTTTGACCGGAGCTTCTGGGGTGGCCGAGGGTAGCCAAAATGCTTTCATGGTTCTGAGGGCTTCTGCTTCATATGATGTCGTTTTCACACTGTTTGCACCATGGAAATTGTTTTGATCGCGGTTCAAGTTTTTATCAGTGTATTGTGGGACCGCACTGTGGTTTTGTTGATCGAAGGCATCGAGTTCTCGCGCTTTTTGTAGGGCTATTTTTTCCGTTTCTTcgtctttttgttgtttttgttgggTAGTATGAGCAGCTAGCTTCCTGTTGCAAACATAACAGGTTGTACTTGTTTAGCGTCCAGATGCGCTATAATGAACTATATACATGAATAACCATCGGGTTATGCATTGATGGAGCTTCTCACTCAAATCACAGGTCAGATGTAATGCCTAGTGTATTTTGGATCTCCTAACGACGATTGGAGAGCAATGAGTTCAGGTATAGACTAAGTCAACTACTATTCCAATCCCAATCCTCTAATCCAAGCAAGTATATATAGAATTAAAGAAGATAGGGTATATTACCTTTGGATATCTTTCTTTTGGGACAATAAGCACTCGAGGATGCACTCTTTACAGAAGACGTGGCCTTTTTGACAGCACAAGGGATCGATGAAGGGCTTCAAGCAGAGAGAGCAAGCATCGAAGGGTTTGATGGAGTCTTTACCAAGCCTCTCCTTTTGAGTACCGTAACCTAGCTTCCTCTTCTCGTCATACGTGAAGAACGCTAGATCGTTGTTGTTCTTGGAATGTCTCTGAGGCATGTTTTCAGATCAATTCAGGAGGGATTAAatttggatttggatttggagcTGAATTTGAATTCGGATTTCAAGAGGAAGGAACTGAGATCGAGTGTCGACttggaaaccctagaattttgacgAGCCCCCTTTGAGATTGTCTTTGTGTAACATATAACTTCCCATCTCCTATTTATATCCCGTAGAGTAGATAACTACCGTCTTGACCGTTGTTTGTAAACATTAACAAAACTAAAGGGCTAATCACAAATATATCAAAAACAGAAACTATATGATATAAAATAATTGAATTTTTGAAgagactgaaaatataatttaattcTAAGCTACTTTTAAATCCACCATGTCTGATAGACTTAGGCTAAGTTTGACGCACCAcaactagcttatttttcgagcttttttggGTTGTCGTGTTTGATAAGCCAAaaaactagcttataagctagcttttaaAAAACTATTTGGAGTAGCTTTTTTACAAACTTCTCAAATATACCTTTAATTGATTATAGATTACTTATTTtggaaaataccattttatgtaattttatatctttcagctagcttatcagctagtttTTACCAAACACTCTTTTTATGCCAAATGtaatatttataattaaataagatCATTCATATTTTATAAGAAATGAAGCAGGGGAAACATATTAGTTTACAATTAAATAAGATCATTCGTATTTTATAAGAAATTCTAAaaattttattctaataaaaaatattttttttatgccaAATGTCATATTTATAATCAAGAGTCACTCATGTATCATTTTCTCATGCATCTGCAATTCCTTTTTCCGCCCAAGTTGAATTGAATGTTATACATCATTTACATCAACAACTTGAAAAGAAGAAATCAGAAGGTACTCACCGAAAATCCTAACTAGATTAGCATCATAAAGTTAATCCATTCCAAATTTATTAGTCAATTTCTCTATTTAGTTGATTTGTTGAAGGCGATCCCGCAGTTTTTAAGCCTAATTGTTTAATATATAAACCAAGAGTCAGTCATGTATCATTTATTTTCTCATGCATCTGCAATTCATTTTTCTGCCCAAGTTGAATTGAATGTTATACACTATTTAGATCAACAACTTGGAAACAAGAAATCAACAGGTGTTCATCGAAAATCCTGGCTAGATTAGCATCATTAAGTTAATCCATTCCAAATTTATTGGTCAATTTTTTCTATTTAGTTGATTTGTTGAAGGTAATCCCACAGTTCTTAAGCTTAATTGTTTAACTAATAAGTATATCATCGGATCTCCTTTCTCTTCTCTAATATTCTATTTGGCATCATGTACGATTCTATTCGGTCTTTCAAGTCCAATGTTTTGCTCAATAttttgtttgttgtttttttatttttgttaggaTTCGACTTATCACATGAAAGAATCAATCCATGTAGGTTTTAAACTCCAATCGATACAAGTTTCcaacatatttttgttttgtaaCAATATTTCTTTGAATTACTTGGTGTTTTTAAAGGGGTTGAGAATTGCTTCAACAATTACATAATATTTTTCTTATAACTTATTACAAGATTGTTGACATACATATGACATCTTTCATGTCTCCACTTAGCCTCGTCTTTGTTTCACTTTCATGTATGATGAGTTAAATATACATGTAAACATAAGAATAACAGCAGTAAAAAATATAATTGGAGAAATCGGTGAATTGTGTTTCCAGTAGTTTACTGAAGTGCACACGCTACTTGTGGAAGCAAATCGATCCCCAGATTTTCGTCCCCTGTCACAAAAACAATACAATTACGTCTGTCTGTCTGTCTATCTGTCTTTATTAACATATTAACAGTAACAGTAACAGTAACAATAACAGTAACAAAGATAATAGAATAGATACCTGACTACGTCTCGAATTGAGTTCCATATAGATGTGCCAAGCTTTTTGCTTGAAGTGAAATCTTGTTTATATTTCCCAAAGGTATCATTTCCTAACAAAAATACAAATATAAGATAATAAGATAATGATTTGTGTTTGCCACCTATCTGTCTGAATATAGATTTATAGTTTCATAACTttgtaattaatttttatttttcagaTCAGACAACTAAAAAACGTATTTTATTTTTATACCGTTAACTGTGTGATGCCG includes these proteins:
- the LOC111880561 gene encoding E3 ubiquitin-protein ligase CSU1, with the translated sequence MPQRHSKNNNDLAFFTYDEKRKLGYGTQKERLGKDSIKPFDACSLCLKPFIDPLCCQKGHVFCKECILECLLSQKKDIQRKLAAHTTQQKQQKDEETEKIALQKARELDAFDQQNHSAVPQYTDKNLNRDQNNFHGANSVKTTSYEAEALRTMKAFWLPSATPEAPVKITAPSTATTCPEGNEKLKMKSLFSIRFTEETNEEKTNSPLDKTYVCPSCKVTLTNTLGLVALSSCGHVFCKKCAEKFMAVDKVCLVCNKGCKERNLIYLEKGGTGFAGHGDNLEAKDFKHLGSGSGLGLVRPAMKT